One region of Solanum pennellii chromosome 6, SPENNV200 genomic DNA includes:
- the LOC107022260 gene encoding uncharacterized protein LOC107022260, with protein MPPKKATAAQKGKSVAEGTSQTRRVTRARAQSMPGMMLQSESSATPPPPEELRAAAAPVRGTPPAPEAPTSEPPAPQSGAEDRAMRDAVQLLTRLVADQARRHGLGVDHADRSDSLRARDFLSCNPPEFFGSRPQDDPQEFIRQMQRTLRIIKASETESVELATYRLRDVAINWYESWELSRGEGAPPAVWDEFVEAFQGHFLPPEMKRARVDRFLRLKQNGRSVREYSLEFDSLARHAPTIVADMADRVHRYVMGLDRYLIDGCMAVTLQPGMDIARVQAYAQGVEDRHRGRQPDRDYNRGQHKRARSAGYPDEFRSGQSQQHVRFSSQPAQSAPPRFMGRGFDRTGYSEAGQSSRASRSQMGRGLSQSRPPLPRCSRCGRSHPGECRWATGACFSCGRQGHTMRECHLRGSAGGMAQPTGSVAGSSSSVAMRPTGQGIQAPAGRGRGRGGASSSSGPSNRIYALTNRQDQEASPNVITGSE; from the exons ATGCCTCCAAAGAAAGCGACAGCCGCCCAGAAGGGAAAATCGGTAGCAGAAGGTACTAGTCAGACCCGGAGAGTTACTAGGGCCCGTGCCCAGTCTATGCCTGGTATGATGCTCCAGTCGGAGAGCTCTGCTACACCCCCACCGCCAGAAGAGCTTAGAGCAGCAGCAGCTCCAGTTCGGGGGACACCACCAGCCCCCGAGGCCCCAACATCTGAACCTCCAGCTCCTCAGTCAGGGGCGGAGGATAGGGCCATGAGAGATGCGGTTCAATTGCTGACTAGATTAGTGGCAGATCAGGCTCGCAGGCATGGACTAGGAGTTGATCATGCGGACAGATCTGATAGCTTAAGGGCTCGTGACTTCTTAAGTTGTAATCCTCCAGAGTTCTTTGGGTCAAGGCCCCAGGATGATCCGCAAGAGTTTATTCGTCAGATGCAGCGTACATTGAGGATAATCAAGGCTTCGGAGACCGAGTCTGTTGAGTTGGCTACGTATCGTTTGCGGGATGTAGCTATTAATTGGTATGAGTCTTGGGAGTTATCTAGGGGTGAGGGTGCTCCTCCAGCGGTATGGGATGAATTTGTGGAGGCTTTCCAGGGCCACTTCCTGCCTCCAGAGATGAAGCGAGCTAGAGTCGATAGATTCTTGCGTTTGAAGCAAAATGGCAGGAGCGTTCGAGAGTATAGCCTCGAGTTTGATTCATTGGCTAGGCATGCGCCTACTATTGTGGCTGATATGGCAGACAGGGTACATCGTTATGTGATGGGATTGGATCGTTATCTGATTGACGGTTGTATGGCAGTGACTCTTCAGCCAGGTATGGACATTGCTCGGGTGCAGGCATATGCACAGGGGGTAGAGGATCGGCACCGGGGACGTCAGCCagatagagattataatagAGGCCAGCATAAGAGGGCTAGATCAGCAGGTTATCCTGACGAGTTTCGAAGCGGGCAGTCTCAGCagcatgttagattttcttcccAGCCAGCACAGAGTGCACCCCCACGTTTCATGGGTAGGGGGTTCGATCGTACGGGATATTCGGAAGCTGGTCAGAGCTCTAGGGCGTCAAGGTCACAGATGGGCAGGGGTTTGAGCCAGTCGAGGCCACCTTTGCCTCGGTGTTCTCGTTGTGGTAGGTCCCATCCTGGGGAATGTCGTTGGGCTACAGGTGCGTGTTTTTCTTGCGGCCGTCAGGGTCATACTATGAGGGAGTGTCACCTTAGAGGTAGTGCAGGTGGTATGGCACAGCCTACTGGGTCCGTTGCTGGTTCATCTTCTTCTGTGGCTATGCGCCCTACGGGGCAGGGTATTCAGGCGCCagcaggccgtggtagaggacgTGGTGGAGCTTCCAGTTCTAGCGGTCCCTCGAACCGTATATATGCTTTGACTAATAGGCAGGATCAGGAGGCGTCACCTAATGTGATCACAG GATCGGAATAG